The Pseudomonas sp. KU26590 genomic sequence CCCACAGTCGAATCACCTACAACGGCCTGCCGCTTGAGCCTGAGTACAGCGACCTGACCCCGGCCTACCTAGCCGACGTCATCAACGAGCAAGACCTGCGAAGCCGATTCGGACCTGCCCAGCGCCAAGCGCTCGGCTCGCCAACCACCCAGCGCCTGATGAGCGAAGCGATGCATCATCAGCTCATCGCACAAGCCCGCGGGGCAGAGTTGCAAGGCCACATTCAACCCTCGGACCTGGCCCTCATCGAGTCACTGAATCCGGACAGCGTCGCCCCGAGAAACCCGGCCGTTAGCGTTCAACAGATCAAGCTAAATGAGCATGACACCCTGAGCAGCGTGCTGCTGTTGCGCAAAGTTGATGCCTCTGGTCAGTCGGACGGCTTGCTGATGTTCACCCCGGACAGCCCGCGCGCCCGGCATTTCCAACGCTTCGACAACGAACGTCAGTTGCTCGGCGAGCTGGTGAGCTGGAGCCGGTCCCACGACATGAACCCGTTCCTGCTGGAACAGGTCACCGCGGACAGAAGGGACGCCCTGAAAGATCAACTGCATGATTTAAGCGAAAAGCCGGCGCCTGCCCAGGGCTGGATCAGCTACGCAACCCTCCCCGATTACAACAGCGGTCTGCGTACGCTGGTGTCGGCGCGCGTTGAGGTGATGCTCTCCGAGCAACGGCTGCACACACCGGACTGGTTCCTGCGGGCATCCGCCGAACAGCGTCAGAAAATGGTGGCGCTGGAGGATGCGATCATGGCGGCGGGTGAAATCTACCAAGCCACTCCACACACCCAGGTGACCGACTTCAACACCTACGTTCATCGGACCGCCAGCCGCAAGATCAATGCGCTGCTGGGCCTGCCACCCGAAACGGTGGACCCTGACCGCATCATCATTCAGACGCCCCGCGAAACCCTGTCCTACACCCAGATGCTGCGCGACGGTTACGACGACACGCTTGGCCTGCTCAACGCGTCTGCCGATACCACCGCCACCTTCAGCGGCCCCCAGGGCGTCGACCTCACGCCACTGAGCCCGGAAAAAGTGGCCGGCTCGGTTCGCGGTCAGTGGCTGGCCGATCAGTACATCGAGATGATTCGTGGACAACTGCTGGCGCCTGCAAGCGAGGGGTACGACTGGCGCCGTCAACAGAGCCTGCTGCTGACACAGCTGCAAATGCGCGCCGACGCCTTGCGCAGTTTCCTCGAAGGCCACATCGACGCCTCGCAACTGAGCTGGCTCACCATTTCTATCCTCAACATGCATCACAGCAGCCCGGCGGAGCGCCTGCGCTATCCGGTCTATCCCCTGCAATTGAACGTGGACGTCATGGTTATCGCCTCCCGTGCAGAGATTATTCACGGCTGCTTCCTGCTCGCGCCGCCTGACGCGAGCTCGCTGGAACAGGTTCTGTTGTACACGCCGCAGGCGCCGGACGGTCGTCTCTTCCGCCCGCTCACCACGTTCAGCAACACACTGCTGGGCGCAGGCATGGGCGATTACTACCTCAGCCGCGCCCGCTTGAAGGCCGGGATGCCGCTGGCATTTGCCCTGGCTGAACTGAAGAAAGGCGGTGGTCGCAAACCGGCGCTGCCGAACCAGCCGTTCAGCAACCTGTATGACGTGTGCTTCAACCAAGTGATCGAGCGCAAGATCCAGGATGTCGCGGACACCCGGACCGGTCGCGCAGACATGCTCTGCCGACAGGTCTGGAGCAGTCTGGAGCTGATCGCGACGGCAGTGACGTTACCCTTCCCGCCCGCCAGCTTTGCCGTCGGCATGATCATCGCGAGCGCTGATGGTTATCGCGCGCTGCAAGCCTTGGACGAGCGTGATCACGCCACCGCCAGCTTCTACGTGCTCAGCGCCTGGTTGAACACGGCGGGCGCTGCGGGCGATCTGCACTCGGGAATCAAAGGGCTGGGCGGCGTGATGAGGGACCTGACCGGACAAAAAGCCGCCGGCAGGTACGCCCGCTCGGTTACCCATGCCACCGATGAGACGCTGCAGCCAGTCGCCGTAGAGAACGAACTCTTCTGGGCTGCGCCTCAACCTGCCAACCGCCATGTCCCGCTGTACCGGACCCGAGCGTTGATCCCGGAAACGCTTCAGCCCACCGGCCGCTACGCGCAAACCGATGTCACCGGCATATGGAGGGCATTGCAGCAGGACACCGCGCCAGTGCGGGTCGGGGATACCCCTGCCCAACCGCTGCATGCCGTGGGTGTGTCTCTGACAGACGCCCTCCCCTTGACCCGCCCGCATGGGCAAGGGGTCAGCGTTGTTCGTGGCAACTTTTACATTGCCATGCAAGGCCAGACCTACCAGGTCCAGTACGACGTCCGGCTGGCCGCCTGGCAGATTGTTGACCCGCGCAACCCGTTTGCATTTTTCGGCCGGCAAACCGTGCGCCTCAACAGCCAGGGGCAGTGGCAACTGCTTGAGACTGCCAGGTTGCGCGGCGGCGTTCTCCCGCCGTTCAGCCGTCTGGACGAAACCCCGGCAGGTCCCGCCACAGCAGTGGGCGACGTGAGCGATTACGAAATGCCGGAATCGCTGCAACCCTACGTCTTCGGCATCGTCAGCCCAAGGCAGGCTGAGCACTTTGAAGGAGGCCCGTTCGGTCTGCATGAGTTTTTCGACGACATTTTCCAGGGCGGTCGTTCGACCTACCAGACCTTGCGCCAGAATCTCTACCGCGATGCCAAGGCATTCTTCGAGCAGCCGCCCCTCCCGAGCAAACCCGACTTGCCGTTGCTGGAAGATGGCGTGACGCCGCAGGCGTTCTTCGAGGCCGCACTGGAGAAGTCCAGCGGTCTGGTGATTGGCGAAGCACCGACGTCCATCGCCAGCAAGCAGCTGCTGATCGACAACATGCCGTTGCTGGCAGAGCACAAGGTCGAGGTGTTGTACATCGAGCATCTGCAGACCGACCAGCACACGCACAAGCTGCAGAAATACAGAGCGCTCGGCGGCAAGACGCGCAGCGGCTCCCACATGATCAAGCACTATCTGGATACCGTGAACGAGGGCGCGCTCAAGAATGGCAGCGACAGGTACGACTATTACCACCTGATCAAAGCGGCCCACCGGCACGGCATCGATGTTCGGCCGTTCAGTTCCTCGGTCAGTTATGACTACGCCGGGAACGAAGTAGCCTCCGCTGCCGGTGACGTCCTCGCGCCGCAAAAGATGGCGGTGTTCTTCGGCAACAAGGTCATCAGTGGCGACCTGCAGACGCACCCTGGCCGACGCTGGATCGCGCTGCTCGACCACCGGACCGCCAACACCTGGCAGCAACAGCCCGGCATCAGTGAACTGCAAGGCGTACTCAGCCTGCGCGTCGAAGACGTGCCGTCGGGCACGCCGATCCAGATCTCCGTCGACAGCGATGCCGTCATCAGCAGCGCTGCGTCGCGTGCGGATTTCAAGGCACAGATTGGCAACCCGAACATCGACAATGTGGCCGGCGCGTCGTCGCCTGTCAGTCCATCCGATACCTCGCTGGACGATGCACTGTATGGCTTGCTTGAACGACGCTCGCCCATGGCATGGGGCCTTGACCCTAACCGCCGCGCTATCGTTTCCCATCGCAGGAGCGAGGTGAACCCTTACACCGGTGACCACGGTTTTGAATGGAATCCGGCCGGCTACTGGACCCGCGCCGATGGCGCCATCTGGAGCAACGACTACCCGCTGGGCGCCATTCAGCAGTCACTGATCGACAACCGCTATCAAATGCCTGCCGAGATGCAGAGCACCTTTCATGACCTCGCCCACTTCCGTCACAGAGGCCTTAACCCTGACTACTTCTTCGTAGAAAGTCATCTGGTGGAGGTGCGTGAGAGGTTCTTTGGACTGGCGAGCACGCTGCAGAAGGACGCGCGCTCGGTGCTCACGCTCGCCTTGCCTGAGCGGGTAATGTTGCCTGAGGTGAAGACCGACACGCCGTTGAGCATGTTCATCGAAGAGTTGTACGAAAACACCTCGGGCGTGGTCATTGGCGAATCCCATTCGGCCCTCGCCAGCAAGCGTTTCATTCTCGACAACATGGAGCATCTGGTGCGCCAGGACGTGAAGACGCTGTACATGGAACACCTGCTGACCGATCTCCATCAGGCCGACCTGGACCGCTTCGCCGAAACCGGGCTGATGAGCAAACGTCTGCTGCATGACCTCAAGCGCATGGACAAAACATTTCGGACCGACCCGACAGGGGTCTACTCATTCGAAAGGCTGGTGGTCCAGGCCAAGCGGCATGGCATTGAAATCCGCGCTATCGATTGCGCCGCCGGTTACTTCATCCGCCATCTGCCGACCCACTCCAATACCACGCGCCAGCAGGTGTTCAGCTATTTTGCGTCCCGCACGATCCACAAGCATCAGCAAGTGATGGGCCCCCACAAGTGGATGGCGCTGGTGGGGGAAACCCATGCCAACACCTTCAAAAACAGCGTGCCAGGCATCGCCGAGCTTGAACAGGGGATTGGCGTGCGGGTGATGGACGTGGCGCAGGGCAAAGGCCGCGGCATCATGATGGACCCTGGCGAGCAGGTTCCTGCGGGGGTGGGTCACGAGGCGGCGCTGGTGAAGAATGACTTCCTCGTGGAGATCGAACTGCCCAAGCACCCTCAAATCGCCGCTCCGGTAAGCGGCAGATTGCACAGTCCGGGCATGTTCCTGCTCGACGAGTCCGATCCCTTGCGGCCGACGATCGTGCATCGCTCCAGGGACCGCACCCTCAAGCACACGCCGGTGCAGTTCAATACCGCTGGCAAAGCCTACATCGAGCGCGAGTCATGGCCGCAGGTTCATCGCCAGCCGTTCGACAACGTGCAGGCACTGATTGACGCACTGGTAGAGATGAACCTCAAACACGCGAACTGACGGGTCAGTCCGGCGTTTTTGAAACCGTTGGAATGCGCTGCTCCAGCACTTGGTGCAGCGCGCTGTCCGCCGGCCAGTTGCGCATGAAGCGCGCGCGATCCTTGGCGAATGCCGTCGCGAACGAACTCTGGGAGCCGTGCTGGCACATGGCGTCCAGATCAATGAGCGACCAGCGATCGATGTGCCAGAACACGTTGTGGCCTTTGAGATCGCCGTGGCTGATGCGCTCGCGGATCAACTGCGCAAACAATAGGTCCAGCGCCTGCAACTCAGCTTCCGGCGCATCGCCCGAGACCACGTAGGGCGCAAAGCGCTCGATGATGTCGGGCCCTGGCAGGAACTCGGTCACCAGATACGCCTCGCGGCGCAGCCATAAAAAGCGTTTTTCCAGCAGCGCCAGCGGTGTAGGCGTTGCGATGCCGAGGAAACGTAGACGATTGCCTTCCCGCCAGGAGTGCCAGGCACGGGACGGTCGCCAGAAACGCTTGAGCCAGTGCGCCAGGTTCTTGATGTTGTAACGCTTGATCACCAGTTCGCGGCCGGCGACGTCTACCTTGGCGACGCTGGCCGCACCACCGGTCTTGTACAAATGACCGCCATCGACCAGTGCGTCCGCCTTCTCCAGCACGGGCAGCATCGCCGCAACTTCCTCGCGACGAATCGCGCGCAGTGCAAACGCCCCGTCCTCGACGCTGAACAGGCTGCACTCACGGCCGATTTTGATCAGGTAATCCCGCAAGCGCCAACTGCGCACCTTGTCGATCTGCTTTTGCAGCGCTTCGACCGGCAAGCCATGCTCGCCGTTGCTCAGCAGGTAATAGACCAGTAATTCTTCGGTGAACGGCTCAAGGGACTTGGGCAACTGGGCGAAAAACACGCCGAGGTTTTCCAGCACCTTCTGCCGGGACAACGGTTTGCCCGCCTCTTCGACACGAATGCCCGCGCCATCTATCAAATACAGCGTGGAACCCTGACGCAGCAGGTTGTCGAGGTGCAAGTCTTCCTGCCACAGGCCTTTGGCGTGCATCTGGCCCACGGCGGCCAAGGCATCGCCGAGCACCGACTGTTGTTCATCGGCCAGCGGTGGCAGGCTCTCTACCGATTTCCAGGCATCGCCCAGGCTTTGGGCCTGATCCAGAAACTCGAACAGCAACCAGCCGCCCTCGCCCTCTTGCAGCCCGTCGACCAACAGCAACGGCGTCGGCAAGCCTTGCTTCGCCAGTGCCTGCACGCCGTCCCGCTCACGCTGGAAATGCCGAGGGGCTTTCGGACCGACCAGCAGCTTCGCCAGGACCGTGCGCCCGCGCCAGATACCGGCGCCGACGTAGCGTTGCCCCGGCAGAACGCGCAGCAGGCTGAGCAATTGCAGCTCGGCAGAACCGGCCGCATCCTCCAGCGCAATGCTCATCGGCAGCGCCGGGGTGCGACCGGCGTTTTTCAGTTCAGACAAACGCATCGGCGCCCTCTTTGATCAGGCCAGATCGCAGATCTGACAGGCAGTAAATGTGCTACAGGTTTGCGCAGGACGGTGATTAATCAAGCGCGGCAAAACAATTTGCCTACCGATCCCGGCGCTTGTGGCTGCCGCGTTTGGCGACACGCTGCCACCAGGCGTCGACCAGTCCGCTGTCGGTCGGGGCGTGCAGGTACGCGGCGAGCAGTTCGCGGATTTCCGTTTCGTTCCAGACCGGTGCGCGGCGCAGCAAAGGCTCAATGTCTTTGACTCGGTCGCGCTGGCCGAAGATCGACTTGCGTGTCTTCTCAAGGTCGATCAGCTGCGCCATATACTCGCCGCCCCGCGCCCGCATGAAAATATGCTTGGGGTAGAAGCAGCCATGCACCTGACCGGCCTTGTGCAGCGTGCGCGCCAGTTGCCCGCACGCCTGCAGAATCGCCAGACGCTCGGTGGCCGGCCGCTCTTGCCAGTCCTGCAACAGCGTGTCCAGATCGGTCCAGCCATCCAGCGCACGGGTCATCAGAATCGCTCGACGCTCGCCGTCGACCTTTCTGTCCGCGTAGAACACCGCATGCAGCGCCGGAATGCCCAGCTTCTGATACAGACTGATGTTACGAAACTCACGGGAGAACGACGGCTCGCCAAACGGGTGATGCAGGGTGTACGTCAGGTAATTGCTCTGGCGCTTGAGGTAATAGCCGGAGCCTTCCAGCTCCAGGCGAAACACACTGCTCCAGCCGCCGCGACCGGTGTTGGGCTCATCCACCGCGTCAAGCTCTACGTTCCACAACGCATCGAAGTCCGCCAGACCGTGCCGCTCGAGCAGCCCCCGGTCGGCGTCAGCAATGAAAACAGTCATTCACGACCCTCAAAAAAACTGACGATGTGGCGGATGCGCTTTTTGTCAGAATCATTCAAGCGTTCGCGCCCACGGTATTGCAGATAAAAACGCAGGCGCTGAGTGGCCGACAGGTGATATTTCGCGACTTTGTCCAGACACGCGAGGTCTTTGGTGATCCGGTAGCGCAGCATGAAGCTGACCCAGAACGCGCCGTTGGGGCAGTCGATCAGGAACACCGTCGACTGATCGTCCACCAGCAAGTTGCGCCACTTCAGATCGTTATGGGTGAAGTGATGGTCGTGCATGGTTCGGGTGTAGCGCGCGACCTGCTGGCTGACGCTGTTGACCCATGAACGGCTGTCCAGGCGCGTGTCGTTGGCCCGCGCCAGTTCGGACAAGTCTTCGGTGCGTGGCAGCTCGCGGGTGATCAGCGCGCCGCGATCATACGCAGCGCCGTTGCGCTCCAGGCCCCAGGCGACGACTTCTGCCGTCGGGATGCCCCACTTGGCGAAGCGCTTGAGGTTCTGCCATTCGGACTTGACCCGGGGCCGTCCCAGATACCGGCGCAAACCTTTGCCCGCTGCGACGTAGCGCTTGACGTAGTAGTTCACGCCACCGCGTTCGACGCGGATGACTTCGGACAACGGATCCCGGGTCAGCCGCTCGCCTTTGAGGGCGAACACGGCGTCGAGGGTGCCGAAATCCTCCGTCAGCGCGACGTAGCCAGGTTCCAGCTTCCAGCCCGCCATCAGAGCGCGTCCCCGTAGCGCAGTTTGCGCTGATAGAGTTTCTCGGCCTTGCCTTCGAGCCAGCTCAACAGCGCCGACTCCTGGGCAAGGATCTGCCGCAGCGGCCGCTGGAAATAGCCCTTGAGAAACCGCAGTTTGTCGCGCCGGGTCAGGCCGATGTCCATCGCCGAGAAATACAGCGCGGCCAGGTCCTTGTTGCGCCAGCGCTGAGTAATCGCCGGGCGCGTCTGGGCGCGGTGCAGGTCGATCACTGAAAGCCTGAAATCATCAGGCGTCACCGGCGTGTCGGTGTGCAGCAGAAAATGACAGATGTAGCAGTCGCGGTGATTGACCCCGGCGCGGTGCATCATCCCGACCAGCCGCGCGACTTCGGCGATGTACGCGCGCTTCATGCGCGGCTCGGGCGGCTCGGTGCGCCAGTTGAGGCTGACGTCTTCCAGGCTCTCGGTCGGCGCCAGCTCTTCGGTGATGATGAACGAGTGCTGCATGGCCGGATTGCTGCCGCGCTCGCCGTACGCCACGGCAGTCATGGTCGGCACGCCAACCTCATGCAGACGGTTGACCGCATCCCACTCCTGACCCGCGCCGAGCACCGGCAACTTGGCGGTCAGCAGGTTCTTCGCCACTTCACCCCAGCCGATGCCGCGATGGATCTTGACGAAATAACCGCGCCCGTCGACCTCGGTGCGCAACGTGCGTCGGTTCTCGAGCTCGCGATAGACCTGGCCTTCCAGCGCCTCGACGGCCTGGAACGCATCGCGCCCTGCCCAGCGGCTCTTGAAGGGTTCAGCAAGGATCAATTTCATCCGTGGTGCTCCGCCAGAATCACATCCGCAGCGTGCTGCGGCATGCTGTAAAGATCAGCCGTGTCGGCGAATGTCAGCCCGTTGCGGCTCCAGGTACTGCGCGCGGCGTCGTCCTTGAGGATGCGGGCCAGATACTGATTGAGCTGGCTCTGTTCGAACGGCTCATCGAGCACCAGACCGCTGTCGGCTTCGGCGATGTAATGGGCGTACCCGCACACCGCGCTGACCAGCACCGGGAGCCCTGCCACCAGCGCTTCAAGCAGCACGGTGCCGGTGTTTTCGTTGTACGCCGGATGAATCAACAGGTCGGCGCCCAACAGGAAACGCGGGATGTCGCTGCGCCCCTTCATGAATGTGACGTGATCGCCCAGGCCCAGCGTCGTGCTTTGCAGCTGGAATACCTTGGGGTCGTCCTGACCGATTACAAACAGCCGCGTGCGTTTTTTCAATTCAGCAGGCAGCGCCGCCAGTGCCTTGAGGCTGCGGTCGACGCCCTTGGTCTTGAAGCCGGAGCCGATCTGCACGAGCAGCAGGTCATCGTCGGCCAGCTTGAACTCGCGCCGAAATTCGGCGCGAATTTCGGCGGCATTCGACGGCGCGCGGCGGTCCTGAGAGATCCCCGGCGGCAACAGATGAAAGCGCGCAAGCGGCGTGTCGTAATGTTTGATGAACAACGGCTGCTGCACTTCGGAGATCATCAGCACTTCGGTCTTCGCGTCTTTGGCGAACACCGCGCGTTCATACTCGGCGAAGTGACGGTAGCGGCCCCAGTATTTGTACAGGCCGTGGCGCAGGTTCTGCGCTTTGTCTTCGTAGCAGCCATCGGCGGCGTAATACACGTCCAGGCCGGGCATTTTGTTGAAGCCGATCAGCCGGTCCACAGGACGCTTGGCCAGGTCGGCATTCATCCAGTCGGTGAGCTTTTCGTTGCGGCGGTGATTGAAGATCGCCTTGACCGGCGCCACCAGCACTTCGAAGCCGGGCGGCACGTCACCCTCCCAGATCAGCGTGTAGACACGGATTTTATGGCCGCGCTGCTGACACTCCAAGGCGATGCGCATGAAGTCGCGCTGCAGGCCACCGAAGGGGAAGTATTTATAAAGCACGAATGCCAGTTGCATCAGGGATGTTCCTTTGCCAGCAATAGCGCGCCTAACTGGTTCGCTACCCGCTCGGGATTCAGGCGAGTGAAGCACATGGGCCACTCGCGTTCGGTATCGACCTGACGCTGATCTTCAGGCGTCGGTCGATAGGTGCATTTCTTTTGCAGGCACGGCGCGCAGGTCGGGTATTGCGCCGCCAGATGAACCTGCGACCGGCCGTAGGCGCCGGTCAGGCCCGGATTGGTCGGGCCGAACAGCGACAGCGTCGGTACGTCCAGCGCGGCAGCCAGATGGCCGAGACCGGTGTCCACCGCGACGCAACCCTGGGCGCTCGCCAGTACGCGAGCAACGCCCGCCAGATTGAGTTTGGGCAACACGACGGCATTATCAAGGCCATCGGCAATGCGCTCGGCCCGCGCCTTCTCGGCCGGGTTACCCCACGGCAGGCGCACTTCCAGCCCCTGACCGATCATGCGTTCGGCCAATTGTCGCCAATAAAGCTCGGGCCAGTGTTTGGTGTCCCACGTGGTGCCGTGCAAAAACAGCACGAACGGCGCGTCATGGGTGGCGGTGAGCAGGCGGCTGCGATCAAGGCCGTAATCACCCAGTCCAGCAGGCACCTGGTAACCCAGCGCCTGGCCGAACAACTGACGCAAGCGCTCAACCGCATGCTGGCCGCGGGCAACGGCGTAGGGGCGATCGTAGAAACGGGCGGCCAGGGGCTCGCGCGCAGAGGTCTTGTCCAGCCCGGCGATGGGCGCTTTGACGTAGCGGGTGAGCCAGGCACTTTTCAGCAGGCCCTGGGCGTCGATCACCAGATCGTAGCGGGTGTCGCGCAGGCGCTGTTTGAACTGGCGCCATTCGCCGTTTTTGAGGGTCTGCCAGAGGTTCTTGCGCCAGCGACGAATCGCCACCGGAATCACGTTGGCGACCGCCGGATGCCAGGTCGGGATCTCGGCGAAGCCCTCTTCCACCACCCAGTCGAACTGGATGCCCGGCAGCGCGCCCATGGCATCGGTCAGCGCGGGCAAGGTGTGGATCACGTCACCCAGTGACGAAGTTTTGATCAGCAGTACCCGCAAGTCAGGCAACCTCGACCGGGGCGGCGCCAATACGGCCGAGGGCCTGGATCACCGAATCCGGCTCCAGCAGGCGCAGGCAGTTGTAATGACCGAAGCGGCAGGTGCGCTCGAAGCACGGGCTGCACTCGATGCCGAGCCGGACGATCTCGACTTCATCGGCCAGCGGCGGGGTGAAGCCCGGCGAGGTCGAGCCGTACACCGCCACCAGCGGGCGATTCAGCGCGGCGGCCACGTGCATCAGACCGGAATCGTTGGAGACCACGGCGTCCGCGCAGGACAGCAGGTCAATGGCTTCGGCCAGTGACGTATCGCCACTGAGGTTCATGGATTCTTCGCGCAGGCCCGGAATCAGCCGCTCGCGAATGCTTTCACCCACTGCATGATCGTTCTTCGAGCCGAACAGCCAGACCTGCCAGCCTTCACGAATCTTCGCTTCGGCGACCTTGGCGTAGTGCTCCGAAGGCCAGCGCTTGGATTCACCGAACTCGGCGCCCGGGCACAGCGCGAGCACCGGCCGGTCAAGGCTCAGGCCGAACTTGGCCAACGCCGCGTCACGGCTGGCGGTCTCGATTTGCAGGCTGGGCTTGGGATAAGGGCGCGGCAGCTCGGCGTTTTTGTCGTAGGCCAGCGCCATGAAGCGTTCGATCATCAGCGGGTAACGCTGTTTGTCGAGGGTGCGCACGTCATTGAGCAGGCCATAGCGAAATTCGCCACGCCAGCCGGTGCGTTTGGGAATGCCGGCGAAGAACGGCACCAGCGCCGACTTCAGCGAGTTGGGCAGCAGCATCGCCTGATCGTACTGGCCCTTGAGGGACTTGCCGATGCGCCGGCGCGTGGCCAGCTCCAGCGCGCCGTGGCCGAGCGGGAAGCTCAAGGCCGTGCGCACTTCGGGCATGCGCTCGAGGATCGGCCGGCTCCACTCGGGCGCCAGCACATCGATTTCGCACTGCGGGTGACGCTGCTTCAGGCACTGGAACAACGTCTGCGCCATCACCATGTCACCGACCCAGCTGGGCCCTACGATCAGAATTCTCATGCTCATCCAAAAACGACCAGAAACGATCAGGGAGGCCCATCAGACTGCGTGAAGTTTGCACACGCCGCCTGACGCCTCCCTGTCATAGCTTTATATAGATCCGTTAGATCCGGA encodes the following:
- the waaC gene encoding lipopolysaccharide heptosyltransferase I; this translates as MRVLLIKTSSLGDVIHTLPALTDAMGALPGIQFDWVVEEGFAEIPTWHPAVANVIPVAIRRWRKNLWQTLKNGEWRQFKQRLRDTRYDLVIDAQGLLKSAWLTRYVKAPIAGLDKTSAREPLAARFYDRPYAVARGQHAVERLRQLFGQALGYQVPAGLGDYGLDRSRLLTATHDAPFVLFLHGTTWDTKHWPELYWRQLAERMIGQGLEVRLPWGNPAEKARAERIADGLDNAVVLPKLNLAGVARVLASAQGCVAVDTGLGHLAAALDVPTLSLFGPTNPGLTGAYGRSQVHLAAQYPTCAPCLQKKCTYRPTPEDQRQVDTEREWPMCFTRLNPERVANQLGALLLAKEHP
- a CDS encoding glycosyltransferase family 4 protein, with protein sequence MQLAFVLYKYFPFGGLQRDFMRIALECQQRGHKIRVYTLIWEGDVPPGFEVLVAPVKAIFNHRRNEKLTDWMNADLAKRPVDRLIGFNKMPGLDVYYAADGCYEDKAQNLRHGLYKYWGRYRHFAEYERAVFAKDAKTEVLMISEVQQPLFIKHYDTPLARFHLLPPGISQDRRAPSNAAEIRAEFRREFKLADDDLLLVQIGSGFKTKGVDRSLKALAALPAELKKRTRLFVIGQDDPKVFQLQSTTLGLGDHVTFMKGRSDIPRFLLGADLLIHPAYNENTGTVLLEALVAGLPVLVSAVCGYAHYIAEADSGLVLDEPFEQSQLNQYLARILKDDAARSTWSRNGLTFADTADLYSMPQHAADVILAEHHG
- the waaF gene encoding lipopolysaccharide heptosyltransferase II; translation: MRILIVGPSWVGDMVMAQTLFQCLKQRHPQCEIDVLAPEWSRPILERMPEVRTALSFPLGHGALELATRRRIGKSLKGQYDQAMLLPNSLKSALVPFFAGIPKRTGWRGEFRYGLLNDVRTLDKQRYPLMIERFMALAYDKNAELPRPYPKPSLQIETASRDAALAKFGLSLDRPVLALCPGAEFGESKRWPSEHYAKVAEAKIREGWQVWLFGSKNDHAVGESIRERLIPGLREESMNLSGDTSLAEAIDLLSCADAVVSNDSGLMHVAAALNRPLVAVYGSTSPGFTPPLADEVEIVRLGIECSPCFERTCRFGHYNCLRLLEPDSVIQALGRIGAAPVEVA